Proteins co-encoded in one Papaver somniferum cultivar HN1 chromosome 5, ASM357369v1, whole genome shotgun sequence genomic window:
- the LOC113282086 gene encoding protein ESMERALDA 1-like, which yields MHPAYNRISSSGHNSPSPPQSPLRGSPRLRHTRSSNNKGGGSSGKFLPPPKTFAQRIAWILLSVLLRRQGVFLFAPLIYISGMLLYMGTVSLDVVVPDINSRPPPGSVYRSPQLYNKLRPEMDADNFSSDALATVWRHPYKGGEWRPCINKSEEGLPESNGYIYVEANGGLNQQRTSIGNAVAVAGYLNATLVIPNFHYHSIWRDPSKFSDIYNEEYFIQTLKGDVRVVNKLPGYIMERFDHNMSNVYNFKVKAWSSIKYYRESVLPRLLEEQFIRISPFANRLSFDAPPAVQRLRCLANYESLRFANPIATLAESLVERMKERSAHNNGKYIAVHLRFEEDMVAFSCCIFDGGEQEISDMNAARERGWRGKFTKPGRVIRPGSIRINGKCPLTPLEVGLMLRGMGFDNSTSIFLASGKIYNAEKTMAPLLEMFPLLQTKDMLATAEELAPFKNFSSRMAAIDYTVCLHSEVFVTTQGGNFPHFLMGHRRYLFGGHSKTIRPDKRKLALLFDNPNIGWKTFKRQMLNMRSHSDSKGIELKRPNDSIYTFPCPDCMCRVNKTEEVKPQSSP from the exons ATGCATCCAGCATATAATAGAATATCAAGTAGTGGTCATAACTCACCGTCACCACCGCAATCACCATTAAGAGGTTCACCAAGATTAAGACATACAAGAAGCAGCAATAACAAAGGTGGTGGAAGTAGTGGTAAATTTCTACCACCACCGAAAACATTTGCACAGAGAATCGCATGGATCCTATTGTCTGTTCTTCTACGTCGTCAAGGAGTTTTTCTATTTGCTCctcttatttatatttctgggATGCTTCTGTATATGGGTACCGTTTCGTTAGATGTTGTTGTTCCTGATATCAACTCTCGTCCTCCTCCTGGTTCTGTCTATCGTTCTCCTCAACTTTATAACAAATTACGGCCTGAAATGGATGCTGATAATTTCTCTTCAGATGCG TTAGCAACAGTATGGAGACACCCTTATAAAGGTGGTGAATGGAGGCCTTGTATAAACAAGTCTGAAGAAG GTCTGCCTGAATCAAATGGTTACATTTATGTCGAGGCAAATGGTGGCTTAAATCAGCAAAGGACATCG ATAGGCAATGCAGTTGCTGTTGCGGGCTATCTGAATGCAACACTTGTAATACCCAACTTCCATTACCATAGTATTTGGAGAGATCCTAG CAAATTCAGTGATATCTATAACGAGGAGTACTTCATTCAGACCTTGAAAGGTGATGTAAGGGTGGTTAATAAGTTGCCAGGATATATCATGGAAAGATTTGACCACAACATGAGTAATGTTTACAACTTCAAAGTAAAGGCTTGGTCTTCCATCAAGTATTACAGGGAGTCGGTTCTTCCTAGGCTACTTGAAGAACA GTTTATAAGAATATCTCCTTTTGCAAATCGGTTGTCATTCGATGCTCCTCCAGCTGTTCAGAGGCTTAGATGCTTGGCAAATTATGAATCATTGAGGTTTGCAAATCCGATTGCAACTTTGGCAGAAAGTTTGGTCGAAAGAATGAAAGAACGCAGTGCTCACAATAATGGAAAATATATCGCAGTTCATCTCCGTTTCGAAGAG GATATGGTTGCCTTCTCTTGTTGCATATTTGATGGAGGGGAGCAAGAGATAAGTGACATGAATGCAGCCAGGGAGAGAGGTTGGAGAGGAAAATTTACTAAACCTGGTCGTGTAATCCGTCCTGGATCAATTAGGATTAATGGGAAATGTCCACTTACTCCCTTGGAG GTTGGCTTGATGCTTAGGGGGATGGGTTTTGATAATAGCACATCCATCTTTTTAGCATCTGGAAAGATTTACAATGCTGAGAAAACCATGGCACCACTTCTCGAAATGTTTCCTCTATTACAAACAAAAGATATGCTTGCAACAGCTGAAGAACTCGCCCCCTTCAAG AATTTTTCTTCGAGGATGGCTGCTATCGACTACACTGTTTGTCTCCATAGTGAGGTGTTTGTGACAACTCAAGGTGGTAATTTCCCTCATTTTCTAATGGGGCATAGGAGGTATTTGTTTGGTGGACACTCGAAGACAATTAGGCCGGACAAGAGAAAATTGGCGTTGTTGTTTGATAATCCAAATATTGG ATGGAAGACCTTCAAACGCCAGATGCTGAACATGAGATCTCACAGTGATTCAAAGGGAATTGAGCTCAAGAGACCAAATGACTCCATATATACGTTCCCCTGTCCAGACTGTATGTGTCGTGTGAACAAAACAGAAGAAGTTAAACCGCAATCGTCTCCATGA